The following proteins are co-located in the Chloroflexia bacterium SDU3-3 genome:
- a CDS encoding GAF domain-containing protein produces MGRHGGMQRSRYRSFIARRVILAALLSAIALIACLSALAYYVLAYLPVRTLPTTASDAQAMAAQLLPIWPLAVAAAAFMVLVLWGMSSWAVSPVEHLVTAATTLADGARMRAVGHAGDQGRLAQNFSDLSDVLIRSSRELEKQNRLMSESIGRLEQMMKVGSELSTMLDSDDLLRRSADTMHDLLGYERVAAVLVDGDMLAYHYYGADPKDRTLPRIPLRENTSAARAVATSAPVRIDDIRMQQGMLPAPGASGARAELAVPVVHGRQVLAVLLLQSATPAAFGQQDEEQLAVLAQMLASALANSSRFRDEQLRRQMAEAIYRVSQTLSGAMASDRVPELILEQLGQVLPFDRSALLFVDGDMVDTVAIRGYSTSSTLMHRRAPLNALPLIQGVVAQSRALVLEHASGDQRYRPIVGSAPAQSWLGAPLHRAGHVVGVLVLESDEPARYGYEEQAAMTAIANQAAVALENMRLYTEAQDRAQRLEVISELTSLVSTRDVLRELHSILRTAIHRIRRVVPCDYAALALYNEDDDTFSVEPVYDFSVRDWADLPAGTRQPAANTPWQMACRTAGPLLQSELRQSAFAEDRPLAAIGLRSSIVVPILGAMHPIGALTFASREPSAYLQPQLATLMELAHYLGPALYNARLHREREVVANQLAQTQKNLNLVDKVRVVGQLASGVAHDFNNLLAGILGNAQLLLYEIQDPEHRDMLRVIERASKDGSETVRRLQGFARMEHDSPMTEVRLDMLACDAIDITRPRWRDVAKSRGISIEIVRKLQPVTPIAGRASELREVLTNLIINAVDAMPKGGKITIASFDSPSEGDGEGNVVLEIADSGVGMSPEIRSRIFDPFFTTKGEQGTGLGLAVSLGIIQSHGGNIDVESEIGAGTRFIIRLPVRLPVHTPQREPQGEVPIIPGHILLVESEQMIRDALLRRLTRWGHRVTSATGGIEALRTFEPDRFDVVLSDQGMPDMSGWDLLAQIKQREAHVPTVLMTGWGRQLNEDEARERGVDFIIEKPFDQDVLRHVLAKAIGAKAT; encoded by the coding sequence TCGCAGCGCTGCTGAGCGCTATTGCCCTGATCGCCTGCTTGAGTGCGCTTGCCTACTATGTGCTTGCCTATCTGCCCGTGCGCACGCTGCCGACAACGGCCTCCGACGCCCAGGCGATGGCCGCCCAGCTGCTGCCGATCTGGCCGCTGGCGGTGGCCGCCGCCGCCTTTATGGTGCTGGTGCTGTGGGGCATGTCGAGCTGGGCGGTCAGCCCGGTGGAGCACCTGGTGACGGCCGCGACCACGCTGGCCGATGGTGCGCGCATGCGCGCGGTGGGCCACGCGGGCGACCAGGGGCGGCTGGCCCAAAACTTCAGCGATCTGTCGGATGTGCTTATCCGCTCGTCGCGCGAGCTGGAGAAACAGAATCGGCTGATGAGCGAATCGATCGGGCGGCTGGAGCAAATGATGAAGGTCGGGTCGGAGCTGAGCACGATGCTTGACTCGGACGATCTGCTGCGGCGCTCCGCCGATACGATGCACGATCTGCTGGGCTACGAGCGGGTGGCCGCCGTGCTGGTAGATGGCGACATGCTGGCCTACCACTACTACGGGGCCGACCCGAAGGACCGCACGCTTCCCCGCATCCCGCTGCGCGAGAACACATCCGCCGCCCGTGCGGTGGCTACATCCGCGCCCGTGCGGATCGACGACATACGCATGCAGCAGGGCATGTTGCCCGCGCCCGGCGCGTCGGGGGCGCGGGCGGAGCTGGCGGTTCCGGTGGTGCACGGGCGGCAGGTGCTGGCTGTGCTGCTGCTGCAGAGCGCCACGCCCGCCGCCTTCGGCCAGCAGGATGAGGAGCAGCTGGCCGTGCTGGCCCAGATGCTGGCCAGCGCGCTCGCCAATTCGAGCCGCTTCCGCGACGAGCAGCTGCGCCGCCAGATGGCCGAGGCGATCTACCGCGTCTCGCAGACACTCAGCGGCGCGATGGCCTCCGACCGCGTGCCCGAGCTGATCCTTGAGCAGCTCGGCCAGGTGCTGCCCTTCGACCGCAGCGCGCTGCTGTTTGTGGATGGTGATATGGTGGACACCGTGGCCATCCGGGGCTACAGCACATCTAGCACGCTTATGCACCGCCGCGCGCCCCTGAATGCGCTGCCGCTCATCCAGGGCGTGGTGGCGCAGTCGCGCGCGCTGGTGCTGGAGCACGCCTCCGGCGATCAGCGCTACCGCCCGATCGTGGGCAGCGCCCCGGCCCAGAGCTGGCTGGGCGCGCCGCTGCACCGCGCCGGGCACGTGGTGGGCGTGCTGGTGCTGGAGAGCGACGAGCCGGCCCGCTACGGCTACGAGGAGCAGGCCGCGATGACGGCGATCGCCAACCAGGCCGCCGTGGCGCTGGAGAATATGCGGCTCTATACCGAGGCCCAGGATCGCGCCCAGCGCCTAGAGGTGATCAGCGAGCTGACATCGCTGGTGAGCACCCGCGACGTGCTGCGCGAGCTGCACAGCATCCTGCGCACCGCCATCCATCGCATCCGCCGCGTGGTGCCCTGCGACTACGCCGCGCTGGCGCTCTACAATGAGGACGACGACACCTTCTCGGTTGAGCCAGTCTACGACTTCTCGGTGCGCGACTGGGCCGACCTGCCCGCTGGCACGCGTCAGCCCGCCGCCAACACGCCCTGGCAGATGGCCTGCCGCACCGCCGGGCCGCTGCTGCAGTCCGAGCTGCGCCAGAGCGCCTTCGCCGAGGACCGCCCGCTGGCGGCCATCGGGCTGCGCTCCAGCATCGTGGTGCCCATTCTGGGCGCGATGCACCCGATCGGCGCGCTCACCTTCGCCAGCCGCGAGCCGAGCGCCTACCTGCAGCCCCAGCTGGCCACCCTGATGGAGCTGGCCCACTACCTCGGCCCCGCGCTCTACAACGCCCGCCTGCACCGTGAGCGCGAGGTGGTGGCCAACCAGCTGGCCCAGACCCAGAAGAACCTTAATCTGGTTGACAAGGTGCGCGTCGTCGGCCAGCTGGCATCTGGCGTGGCCCACGACTTCAACAACCTGCTGGCGGGCATCCTGGGCAACGCCCAGCTGCTGCTCTACGAGATCCAAGACCCCGAGCACCGCGACATGCTGCGCGTGATCGAGCGCGCCTCCAAGGACGGCAGCGAGACAGTGCGCCGCCTGCAGGGCTTCGCCCGCATGGAGCACGACTCGCCCATGACCGAGGTGCGCCTGGACATGCTGGCCTGCGATGCCATCGACATCACTAGGCCGCGCTGGCGCGATGTGGCTAAGAGTCGGGGCATCAGCATCGAGATCGTGCGCAAGCTCCAGCCGGTCACGCCGATCGCGGGCCGCGCATCCGAGCTGCGCGAGGTGCTCACCAACCTGATCATCAATGCGGTGGACGCCATGCCCAAGGGCGGCAAGATCACGATCGCCAGCTTTGACTCGCCCTCCGAGGGCGATGGCGAGGGCAACGTGGTGCTGGAGATCGCCGACTCTGGCGTGGGCATGTCGCCCGAGATCCGCTCGCGGATCTTCGACCCCTTCTTCACCACCAAGGGCGAGCAGGGCACCGGCCTGGGCCTTGCGGTCTCGCTGGGCATCATCCAGAGCCACGGCGGCAATATCGATGTGGAGAGCGAGATCGGCGCGGGAACCCGCTTCATCATCCGCCTGCCGGTGCGCCTGCCCGTGCACACCCCCCAGCGCGAGCCGCAGGGCGAGGTTCCGATCATCCCTGGCCACATCCTGCTGGTGGAGAGCGAGCAGATGATCCGCGACGCCCTGCTGCGTCGGCTCACCCGCTGGGGTCACCGCGTCACATCCGCCACCGGCGGCATCGAGGCGCTGCGCACCTTCGAGC